One genomic window of Aethina tumida isolate Nest 87 chromosome 3, icAetTumi1.1, whole genome shotgun sequence includes the following:
- the LOC109603691 gene encoding methylmalonic aciduria and homocystinuria type D homolog, mitochondrial-like, translating into MSIRCLCFITKLPKTNINKINACRSYSKKVQNADKSFKPVKSRRPQQDGSNLVWRDPNYEILASNGFPLFLPGHVGLAWYDTQTTIKTHHELIMEQIDETKLGSGEIDGDIICRVQACPQLLRKTVCDLFPYKSLDDSELSVITITLKPDLVLMRKNKEQETERMAQAFLIAAKNVCDKLKSSGYWADFINPFSGRPYLVPTAANELYEADEKFRCLDFQIFQIKNCKIISNEDTTKKRFTGSLFTNAPCKKNYLNNIFTKKIFTR; encoded by the exons atgtcAATCCGATGTTTGTGTTTCATAACAAAATtaccaaaaacaaatattaacaaaatcaatgCGTGCAGAAGCTATTCGAAAAAAGTGCAGAATGCTGACAAATCATTCAAACCAGTGAAAAGCAGAAGGCCACAACAAG ATGGTAGCAACTTGGTTTGGAGGGACCCCAACTATGAAATCCTAGCCTCCAACGGTTTCCCGTTGTTTTTACCCGGTCACGTTGGATTGGCATGGTATGACACCCAAACAACGATCAAAACCCACCATGAGCTTATCATGGAGCAAATCGATGAAACAAAGCTGGGA TCTGGTGAAATCGATGGAGACATAATATGTCGGGTCCAAGCTTGTCCTCAGCTGCTTAGGAAGACCGTCTGTGATTTATTCCCCTACAAGTCTCTAGATGATTCTGAGTTGTCAGTCATTACCATCACACTCAAGCCGGACTTGGTTTTAATGCGCAAGAACAAGGAACAGGAGACTGAACGAATGGCCCAAGCA tttttaatagcCGCCAAAAATGTCTGTGACAAACTGAAATCTTCGGGTTACTGGGCCGACTTCATAAACCCGTTCTCGGGCCGCCCCTACTTAGTTCCAACAGCAGCCAATGAGCTGTACGAAGCAGACGAGAAGTTCAGGTGTCTGGACttccaaatatttcaaatcaaaaaCTGCAAAATAATATCCAACGAGGACACGACCAAAAAGCGGTTTACTG GGAGCCTCTTCACTAATGCCCCatgtaaaaagaattatttaaataatatttttacgaagaaaatatttaccagGTAG